A single genomic interval of Nitrosomonadales bacterium harbors:
- a CDS encoding serine/threonine protein kinase has protein sequence MIHRDIKPANILPARPEEIKVSDLERRDRSEHGSNPDPATSGLPDTYRPNRSTQRNIDAPDRHLFRLGVVMYRLLTGRSP, from the coding sequence GTGATCCACCGCGACATCAAGCCGGCCAATATCCTTCCGGCCCGTCCGGAAGAGATCAAGGTGTCCGATCTGGAGCGCCGCGATCGTTCCGAGCATGGATCGAACCCAGATCCGGCAACATCAGGTCTCCCGGATACATATCGCCCGAACAGATCAACGCAGCGAAACATTGACGCACCAGACCGACATCTTTTTCGCCTCGGCGTGGTGATGTACCGGCTGCTGACCGGACGATCACCTT